From Daucus carota subsp. sativus chromosome 6, DH1 v3.0, whole genome shotgun sequence, the proteins below share one genomic window:
- the LOC108224268 gene encoding GDSL esterase/lipase At3g48460, with product MPSLFTIFFSLFTILVLASSTHGSGTRTGTNTRPFKKIFAFGDSYTDTGNTVSGNGPAGFSFVSNPPYGSTFFHHPTNRYSDGRLVIDFVAEKLSLPYLSAYRNNKADKSNGVNFAVAGSTAIEHRFFVRNNLTLNITPQSLQTQLYWFDKFLATQGCVNMTTTPNQCKAVFDEALIWVGEIGANDYAYIIGSTVTGNTIQHLALKRSTNFVQALLNKGAKYVVVQGLPTTGCLTLSMYLSGDDDRDDIGCLGSQNRQSYSHNTIYQAKLEDFRKEFPEAVIVYADYWNAYHTVMKNPTKYGFKELYKVCCGTGGGELNFDFFGACGSPASSMCTVPSQYINWDGVHLTEGMYKVVSEMFLNGTFTHPPFDYLIKKKMQAGIN from the exons ATGCCTTCTTTGTTCACAATTTTCTTTAGTCTATTCACCATTTTAGTACTAGCTTCTTCTACTCATGGATCTGGCACCAGGACCGGAACAAACACACGCCCCTTCAAGAAGATCTTTGCGTTTGGAGATTCTTACACCGATACTGGCAACACGGTCTCAGGCAACGGCCCTGCAGGTTTTTCATTTGTGTCGAACCCTCCTTATGGCAGCACCTTTTTTCACCACCCCACCAACAGATACTCTGACGGACGCCTTGTCATCGACTTCGTAGCTGAAAAACTGTCATTGCCATATCTGTCAGCATATCGCAATAACAAGGCTGATAAATCAAATGGCGTGAATTTTGCGGTTGCTGGTTCCACTGCGATAGAACACAGGTTTTTTGTGAGGAACAATTTAACACTGAACATTACTCCTCAATCACTTCAAACACAGTTGTATTGGTTTGACAAGTTCTTGGCGACTCAAGGGTGTGTAAACATGACTACAACACCGAATCAGTGCAAAGCGGTGTTTGATGAGGCCTTGATCTGGGTTGGTGAAATCGGTGCAAATGACTATGCATATATAATTGGATCTACTGTCACTGGAAATACCATTCAACATCTTGCACTTAAGAGGAGTACTAACTTTGTACAG GCCTTGCTCAACAAGGGTGCCAAGTATGTTGTAGTCCAAGGTCTGCCTACCACAGGTTGTCTCACATTGTCCATGTATCTCTCTGGAGATGATGACAGAGATGATATCGGATGTCTAGGAAGCCAAAACAGACAGAGCTACAGTCACAACACCATCTACCAAGCAAAGTTGGAAGATTTTAGAAAAGAATTTCCCGAAGCTGTTATTGTTTATGCTGATTACTGGAATGCCTATCACACGGTCATGAAGAACCCAACCAAGTATGGTTTTAAGGAGCTGTACAAAGTTTGCTGTGGAACGGGTGGTGGAgaattgaattttgatttttttggagCATGCGGCTCACCTGCCTCAAGCATGTGTACAGTCCCTTCTCAGTACATCAACTGGGATGGAGTGCACCTCACTGAAGGCATGTATAAGGTGGTTTCTGAGATGTTCCTTAACGGAACATTTACTCATCCTCCATTTGACTACTTGATAAAGAAAAAGATGCAAGCTGGGATCAACTGA
- the LOC108225192 gene encoding nucleoside diphosphate kinase 2, chloroplastic translates to MAAILGGSPAVTSLSAIHSTQTTTRTSRSSCCLLSYATSDKLNLRTSRHLAAFQPPSHLFSSSPSNAITRNKPLIFLPHLVASMEQVEETYIMIKPDGVQRGLVGEIITRFEKKGFKLSGLKLFQCPQDLAEEHYKDLKSKPFFPKLIDYITSGPVVCMAWEGIGVVASARKLIGSTNPLQAEPGTIRGDLAVQTGRNVVHGSDSPENGQREIALWFKEGEVCEWTPAQAPWLIE, encoded by the exons ATGGCTGCAATTTTAGGAGGGAGCCCAGCTGTAACTTCATTATCTGCAATTCATTCGACTCAAACAACAACAAGAACAAGTAGAAGCAGCTGCTGCTTGTTATCCTACGCCACCTCCGACAAGCTTAATCTGCGGACTAGCCGTCACTTAGCCGCATTTCAACCTCCATCTCATCTCTTCTCCTCATCTCCCTCTAATGCCATCACTAGAAACAAACCCCTTATCTTTCTGCCCCACTTGGTTGCTTCCatg GAACAAGTGGAGGAGACCTACATAATGATTAAGCCTGATGGGGTTCAACGGGGTCTT GTTGGTGAGATAATTACTAGGTTTGAGAAGAAGGGGTTCAAGTTAAGTGGGTTGAAGCTCTTTCAATGCCCTCAAGATTTGGCTGAG GAGCACTATAAGGATCTCAAGTCCAAGCCCTTCTTCCCGAAATTGATTGATTACATTACTTCAGGACCTGTTGTGTGCATG GCTTGGGAAGGTATTGGTGTGGTAGCATCGGCTCGAAAACTAATTGGATCAACTAATCCTCTTCAAGCTGAACCAGGCACAATCAGAGGTGACCTCGCGGTCCAGACTGGAAG GAACGTGGTTCATGGGAGTGATAGCCCCGAAAATGGTCAGCGTGAAATAG CTCTCTGGTTCAAAGAAGGTGAAGTTTGTGAATGGACACCAGCTCAGGCACCATGGTTAATAGAATAA
- the LOC108227646 gene encoding uncharacterized protein LOC108227646 isoform X2 — protein MEESRAVQTKKKQLEKTLLNKVEQVISSINAAKHVDDVILSLHSLASLLFPLDSRAFSGSIDQRYRDQVLSTKAPSVEERENWWEVFYGGASFPTLSRLLLYDVALNWLPCFPISSRKHVYDVFFVSGRTSEVVQTLVVALQQNGNGKLDNSPICSNAERLVALCLLESNGVLQIAREFSGSCSSEGLRDVQRKADISRIAQLVTSIPDKARVEAPKLYGLLSTLLSFSLFFKQITIQLLNVAEELKTNFCNGKVVLHKTDVDGAIIFVGEIFSRICRRGSADVLLSKLVPGVLKYVRGFLLFKADLSSNEIEPVPVSGFWSKIIGAIKDPYTVKRISEQILRHLATQDISDVEAYWILWLLFHQSYENQASIRSMFVEDFLFWKVFPVRCLRWILQFAILKCPPDAASLAKGCNRGLVETMQHLVTVWSKREFVQSASVEQQAYITAAVGLSLEQMSKEDLDTTKDALQFILQGVSCRLESPSHLIRKMASCVALIFSKVIDPKNPLYLDDLSPEEKIDWEFGTVTSENGSLASTNVIGKDTDEVKGYGALEKDVKTSRDGVSSEDTKRKKSEFVLVDPDEVIDPAVLNNELISDEEGYDDDAVEDSETSSNSSLQPYDLSDDDTDLKKNFSQLVDVIGALRKSDDADGVERALNVAEKLIRASPDELKYVAGDLSRTLVQARCFDSSTDGEEDSAEEKRQKALVALIAMSPLECLDTLNKLLYSPNLDVSQRIMILDVMTDAAQELSHARTTKPKALSRAQISTISETQPWFMPSSVGPPGAGSWREISRPETPLNWSHSYERELPSVPGKLEKGKSRRWSSRLEKTDQLEWSENRFPQYAAAFMLPSMQGFDKKRHGVDLLGRDFIVLGKLVYMLGVCMKSAAMHPEASALALPLMDMLSSRALCHHAESYVRRSVLFAASCILVALHPSYVASALVEGNSDVSKGLEWIRTWALHVAESDTDRDCYTMAMACLQLHAEMALQASRAMESADSTSNGNIIGLPSNMSKETIKIPLSNVKLF, from the exons ATGGAGGAGAGCAGAGCAGTGCAAACCAAGAAGAAGCAATTGGAGAAAACACTTCTGAACAAGGTGGAACAAGTCATCAGCTCTATCAACGCCGCTAAACACGTCGATGACGTCATCCTCAGCCTCCACTCCCTCGCCTCCCTCTTGTTTCCCCTCGATTCTCGTGCCTTTTCAG GTTCAATTGATCAGCGTTACAGGGATCAG GTGCTTTCTACGAAAGCTCCTTCGGTCGAGGAGAGGGAGAATTGGTGGGAGGTTTTCTATGGAGGAGCTTCATTTCCTACACTTTCTCGACTTCTTTTGTATG ATGTTGCTTTAAATTGGCTACCATGTTTCCCTATTTCTTCAAGGAAACATGTGTATGATGTGTTCTTTGTTAGTGGTCGCACTAGTGAGGTTGTGCAGACTTTAGTTGTCGCTCTACAGCAAAATGGAAATGGTAAACTTGACAACAGTCCAATATGCTCCAACGCTGAGAG ATTAGTTGCACTTTGTTTACTAGAGAGTAATGGGGTACTCCAGATTGCTCGAGAATTTTCTGGTTCTTGTTCATCTGAAGGCCTACGAGATGTGCAGCGGAAGGCAGACATCTCAAGGATTGCCCAGCTTGTTACATCTATTCCTGATAAAGCACGAGTGGAAGCCCCAAA ACTTTATGGTTTATTGTCCACTTTACTATCTTTCAGCTTATTCTTCAAGCAGATTACCATTCAACTCCTTAATGTAGCAGAGGAACTTAAAACGAACTTTTGCAATGGGAAAGTTGTGTTACATAAAACTGATGTGGATGGAGCCATAATATTTGTTGGAGAAATATTTTCTCGCATTTGTCGACGAGGGTCTGCAG ATGTGCTGTTAAGCAAACTGGTGCCTGGGGTTCTAAAATATGTTCGGGGTTTCTTATTATTCAAGGCAGATTTATCGAGTAATGAGATTGAGCCAGTACCTGTTTCTGGTTTCTGGTCAAAAATAATTGGTGCCATCAAAGATCCATACACTGTAAAAAGAATTTCCGAACAGATTTTGCGTCATCTAGCAACTCAAGATATTAGTGATGTTGAAGCATACTGGATTCTCTGGTTATTGTTTCATCAAAGTTATGAAAATCAAGCATCCATCAG ATCCATGTTTGTTGAGGATTTTTTGTTCTGGAAGGTATTTCCTGTACGTTGCTTGAGATGGATCCTACAATTTGCGATTCTTAAATGCCCGCCTGATGCTGCTTCACTGGCTAAAGGTTGCAATCGTGGTCTTGTGGAGACCATGCAGCATCTTGTCACAGTATGGTCCAAAAGAGAGTTTGTGCAGTCAGCCTCAGTAGAGCAACAAGCTT ATATAACTGCTGCAGTTGGCCTTTCTCTAGAGCAGATGTCAAAAGAAGATCTGGACACTACCAAGGATGCGTTGCAGTTCATTCTTCAAGGAGTTAGCT GTAGGTTAGAGAGCCCATCCCATCTAATTCGCAAAATGGCTAGCTGCGTTGCCTTAATTTTTTCTAAAGTGATTGACCCTAAGAATCCTTTGTATCTTGATGATTTGAGTCCTGAGGAGAAGATTGATTGGGAATTTGGTACGGTAACTTCTGAGAATGGTTCTCTTGCTTCAACAAATGTCATAGGAAAAGATACTGATGAGGTTAAAGGATATGGTGCTTTGGAGAAGGATGTTAAGACATCTAGGGATGGAGTAAGTTCTGAGGATACAAAGAGAAAAAAGTCTGAATTTGTTCTGGTTGATCCAGATGAAGTTATTGATCCTGCTGTGCTAAATAATGAATTGATATCCGATGAAGAAGGCTATGATGATGATGCTGTTGAGGACTCTGAAACCTCAAGTAACTCTTCTCTGCAGCCATACGATTTATCAGACGACGACacagatttgaaaaaaaacttttcGCAGTTAGTTGATGTCATTGGAGCTCTTAGGAAATCAGATGATGCTGACGGA GTTGAAAGGGCTTTAAATGTTGCTGAAAAGCTTATTCGGGCATCCCCAGATGAACTTAAATATGTAGCTGGCGATCTGTCTAGAACTCTTGTACAAGCTCGTTGCTTTGATTCAAGTACAGACGGTGAAGAAGACTCTGCAGAAGAGAAGAGGCAAAAAGCGCTGGTTGCATTGATTGCCATGTCACCTTTAGAGTGTCTTGATACTCTAAATAAACTCCTATATTCAcccaacttagatgttagccaAAGGATCATGATTCTTGATGTTATGACAGATGCTGCTCAGGAACTTTCTCATGCAAGAACTACAAAACCAAAAGCTCTATCTAGAGCACAGATATCAACCATTTCAGAGACTCAACCTTGGTTCATGCCAAGTAGTGTGGGGCCTCCTGGAGCTGGTTCCTGGAGAGAGATATCTAGACCTGAAACTCCATTAAATTGGTCGCACTCTTATGAAAGAGAACTGCCTTCTGTTCCAGGTAAGCTCGAGAAAGGAAAGTCACGCCGATGGAGTAGCAGATTGGAGAAAACAGATCAGTTGGAATGGTCTGAGAATCGTTTCCCTCAATACGCAGCAGCATTCATGCTTCCATCGATGCAGGGTTTTGATAAGAAAAGGCATGGAGTTGATTTGCTTGGAAGGGATTTTATTGTCTTGGGAAAACTAGTTTATATGCTTGGTGTTTGTATGAAATCTGCAGCCATGCATCCGGAAGCATCTGCCTTGGCACTTCCCCTTATGGACATGTTAAGTTCCAG GGCGTTATGCCATCATGCAGAATCATATGTCAGAAGATCAGTCCTGTTTGCAGCTTCATGCATACTAGTGGCTCTTCATCCCTCATATGTAGCATCTGCCTTGGTTGAAGGGAATTCTGATGTCTCAAAAGGGCTTGAGTGGATTCGGACTTGGGCCCTTCATGTAGCTGAATCAGACACAGACAGAGATTGCTACACT ATGGCTATGGCATGTCTCCAGCTCCATGCTGAGATGGCTCTCCAGGCTTCACGGGCAATGGAGTCGGCAGACAGTACATCCAACGGAAACATCATTGGTCTCCCTTCAAACATGTCAAAAGAGACGATTAAAATTCCCCTCTCAAATGTAAAACTATTTTAA
- the LOC108227646 gene encoding uncharacterized protein LOC108227646 isoform X1 produces MEESRAVQTKKKQLEKTLLNKVEQVISSINAAKHVDDVILSLHSLASLLFPLDSRAFSGSIDQRYRDQVLSTKAPSVEERENWWEVFYGGASFPTLSRLLLYDVALNWLPCFPISSRKHVYDVFFVSGRTSEVVQTLVVALQQNGNGKLDNSPICSNAERLVALCLLESNGVLQIAREFSGSCSSEGLRDVQRKADISRIAQLVTSIPDKARVEAPKSLSSHLFFKQITIQLLNVAEELKTNFCNGKVVLHKTDVDGAIIFVGEIFSRICRRGSADVLLSKLVPGVLKYVRGFLLFKADLSSNEIEPVPVSGFWSKIIGAIKDPYTVKRISEQILRHLATQDISDVEAYWILWLLFHQSYENQASIRSMFVEDFLFWKVFPVRCLRWILQFAILKCPPDAASLAKGCNRGLVETMQHLVTVWSKREFVQSASVEQQAYITAAVGLSLEQMSKEDLDTTKDALQFILQGVSCRLESPSHLIRKMASCVALIFSKVIDPKNPLYLDDLSPEEKIDWEFGTVTSENGSLASTNVIGKDTDEVKGYGALEKDVKTSRDGVSSEDTKRKKSEFVLVDPDEVIDPAVLNNELISDEEGYDDDAVEDSETSSNSSLQPYDLSDDDTDLKKNFSQLVDVIGALRKSDDADGVERALNVAEKLIRASPDELKYVAGDLSRTLVQARCFDSSTDGEEDSAEEKRQKALVALIAMSPLECLDTLNKLLYSPNLDVSQRIMILDVMTDAAQELSHARTTKPKALSRAQISTISETQPWFMPSSVGPPGAGSWREISRPETPLNWSHSYERELPSVPGKLEKGKSRRWSSRLEKTDQLEWSENRFPQYAAAFMLPSMQGFDKKRHGVDLLGRDFIVLGKLVYMLGVCMKSAAMHPEASALALPLMDMLSSRALCHHAESYVRRSVLFAASCILVALHPSYVASALVEGNSDVSKGLEWIRTWALHVAESDTDRDCYTMAMACLQLHAEMALQASRAMESADSTSNGNIIGLPSNMSKETIKIPLSNVKLF; encoded by the exons ATGGAGGAGAGCAGAGCAGTGCAAACCAAGAAGAAGCAATTGGAGAAAACACTTCTGAACAAGGTGGAACAAGTCATCAGCTCTATCAACGCCGCTAAACACGTCGATGACGTCATCCTCAGCCTCCACTCCCTCGCCTCCCTCTTGTTTCCCCTCGATTCTCGTGCCTTTTCAG GTTCAATTGATCAGCGTTACAGGGATCAG GTGCTTTCTACGAAAGCTCCTTCGGTCGAGGAGAGGGAGAATTGGTGGGAGGTTTTCTATGGAGGAGCTTCATTTCCTACACTTTCTCGACTTCTTTTGTATG ATGTTGCTTTAAATTGGCTACCATGTTTCCCTATTTCTTCAAGGAAACATGTGTATGATGTGTTCTTTGTTAGTGGTCGCACTAGTGAGGTTGTGCAGACTTTAGTTGTCGCTCTACAGCAAAATGGAAATGGTAAACTTGACAACAGTCCAATATGCTCCAACGCTGAGAG ATTAGTTGCACTTTGTTTACTAGAGAGTAATGGGGTACTCCAGATTGCTCGAGAATTTTCTGGTTCTTGTTCATCTGAAGGCCTACGAGATGTGCAGCGGAAGGCAGACATCTCAAGGATTGCCCAGCTTGTTACATCTATTCCTGATAAAGCACGAGTGGAAGCCCCAAAGTCACTCTCATCACA CTTATTCTTCAAGCAGATTACCATTCAACTCCTTAATGTAGCAGAGGAACTTAAAACGAACTTTTGCAATGGGAAAGTTGTGTTACATAAAACTGATGTGGATGGAGCCATAATATTTGTTGGAGAAATATTTTCTCGCATTTGTCGACGAGGGTCTGCAG ATGTGCTGTTAAGCAAACTGGTGCCTGGGGTTCTAAAATATGTTCGGGGTTTCTTATTATTCAAGGCAGATTTATCGAGTAATGAGATTGAGCCAGTACCTGTTTCTGGTTTCTGGTCAAAAATAATTGGTGCCATCAAAGATCCATACACTGTAAAAAGAATTTCCGAACAGATTTTGCGTCATCTAGCAACTCAAGATATTAGTGATGTTGAAGCATACTGGATTCTCTGGTTATTGTTTCATCAAAGTTATGAAAATCAAGCATCCATCAG ATCCATGTTTGTTGAGGATTTTTTGTTCTGGAAGGTATTTCCTGTACGTTGCTTGAGATGGATCCTACAATTTGCGATTCTTAAATGCCCGCCTGATGCTGCTTCACTGGCTAAAGGTTGCAATCGTGGTCTTGTGGAGACCATGCAGCATCTTGTCACAGTATGGTCCAAAAGAGAGTTTGTGCAGTCAGCCTCAGTAGAGCAACAAGCTT ATATAACTGCTGCAGTTGGCCTTTCTCTAGAGCAGATGTCAAAAGAAGATCTGGACACTACCAAGGATGCGTTGCAGTTCATTCTTCAAGGAGTTAGCT GTAGGTTAGAGAGCCCATCCCATCTAATTCGCAAAATGGCTAGCTGCGTTGCCTTAATTTTTTCTAAAGTGATTGACCCTAAGAATCCTTTGTATCTTGATGATTTGAGTCCTGAGGAGAAGATTGATTGGGAATTTGGTACGGTAACTTCTGAGAATGGTTCTCTTGCTTCAACAAATGTCATAGGAAAAGATACTGATGAGGTTAAAGGATATGGTGCTTTGGAGAAGGATGTTAAGACATCTAGGGATGGAGTAAGTTCTGAGGATACAAAGAGAAAAAAGTCTGAATTTGTTCTGGTTGATCCAGATGAAGTTATTGATCCTGCTGTGCTAAATAATGAATTGATATCCGATGAAGAAGGCTATGATGATGATGCTGTTGAGGACTCTGAAACCTCAAGTAACTCTTCTCTGCAGCCATACGATTTATCAGACGACGACacagatttgaaaaaaaacttttcGCAGTTAGTTGATGTCATTGGAGCTCTTAGGAAATCAGATGATGCTGACGGA GTTGAAAGGGCTTTAAATGTTGCTGAAAAGCTTATTCGGGCATCCCCAGATGAACTTAAATATGTAGCTGGCGATCTGTCTAGAACTCTTGTACAAGCTCGTTGCTTTGATTCAAGTACAGACGGTGAAGAAGACTCTGCAGAAGAGAAGAGGCAAAAAGCGCTGGTTGCATTGATTGCCATGTCACCTTTAGAGTGTCTTGATACTCTAAATAAACTCCTATATTCAcccaacttagatgttagccaAAGGATCATGATTCTTGATGTTATGACAGATGCTGCTCAGGAACTTTCTCATGCAAGAACTACAAAACCAAAAGCTCTATCTAGAGCACAGATATCAACCATTTCAGAGACTCAACCTTGGTTCATGCCAAGTAGTGTGGGGCCTCCTGGAGCTGGTTCCTGGAGAGAGATATCTAGACCTGAAACTCCATTAAATTGGTCGCACTCTTATGAAAGAGAACTGCCTTCTGTTCCAGGTAAGCTCGAGAAAGGAAAGTCACGCCGATGGAGTAGCAGATTGGAGAAAACAGATCAGTTGGAATGGTCTGAGAATCGTTTCCCTCAATACGCAGCAGCATTCATGCTTCCATCGATGCAGGGTTTTGATAAGAAAAGGCATGGAGTTGATTTGCTTGGAAGGGATTTTATTGTCTTGGGAAAACTAGTTTATATGCTTGGTGTTTGTATGAAATCTGCAGCCATGCATCCGGAAGCATCTGCCTTGGCACTTCCCCTTATGGACATGTTAAGTTCCAG GGCGTTATGCCATCATGCAGAATCATATGTCAGAAGATCAGTCCTGTTTGCAGCTTCATGCATACTAGTGGCTCTTCATCCCTCATATGTAGCATCTGCCTTGGTTGAAGGGAATTCTGATGTCTCAAAAGGGCTTGAGTGGATTCGGACTTGGGCCCTTCATGTAGCTGAATCAGACACAGACAGAGATTGCTACACT ATGGCTATGGCATGTCTCCAGCTCCATGCTGAGATGGCTCTCCAGGCTTCACGGGCAATGGAGTCGGCAGACAGTACATCCAACGGAAACATCATTGGTCTCCCTTCAAACATGTCAAAAGAGACGATTAAAATTCCCCTCTCAAATGTAAAACTATTTTAA
- the LOC108224267 gene encoding uncharacterized protein LOC108224267: MLRSTFTPIFTTFPAKPIFPKLSLSTCNAIAQTPPPPVRQNASTKTTTSKTPHPPASAYLHLPFCRKRCHYCDFPILALGSSAQVDNDPRIVNYIDVLSREIVATQVEMSQCVPLKTVFFGGGTPSLVPPKLVSSVLEILSSKFGLCADAEISMEMDPGTFDSKKLKEFIDLGVNRVSLGVQAFQQELLKSCGRAHGIDEVHEAIEIVGSCGVGNWSMDLISSLPHQTPEMWEESLQLTIKAQPTHVSVYDLQVEQDTKFGVLYTPGEFPLPSDIQSAKFYRMASKMLLDAGYNHYEISSYSKSGFECKHNLTYWDNNKSFYGFGLGSASYIDGVRFSRPKKLKEYMSYVQDLEDGTTESCEDGGVDSTEALMDLELESEDDYVDSNEAAMDVVMLSLRTSKGLNLRSYREAFGGSLVISLCNVYKPYAASGHVVYMDQDRREIVADELEKVLLDEQRMEEELAYIRLSDPDGFLLSNELISLAFGAISS; encoded by the exons ATGCTGAGATCAACATTCACTCCCATTTTTACCACCTTCCCAGCCAAACCCATTTTCCCAAAGCTTTCCTTAAGCACCTGCAATGCAATTGCTCAAACCCCCCCACCACCTGTTCGACAAAATGCCTCAACCAAAACAACAACATCTAAAACACCTCACCCTCCTGCTTCAGCTTACCTGCACCTCCCTTTCTGCCGCAAGCGTTGCCACTACTGTGACTTCCCAATACTTGCTCTCGGCTCTTCTGCTCAGGTTGACAATGACCCGCGAATTGTTAACTACATTGATGTCCTTTCCCGCGAGATTGTGGCTACTCAAGTGGAAATGAGCCAATGTGTTCCTCTTAAGACTGTTTTTTTCGGTGGTGGGACTCCTTCACTTGTGCCTCCGAAGCTTGTGTCTTCGGTTCTTGAGATATTGAGTTCGAAATTCGGGTTGTGTGCTGATGCAGAGATATCTATGGAAATGGACCCCGGGACGTTTGATAGTAAGAAGTTGAAGGAGTTTATTGACTTGGGTGTTAATAGAGTGTCTTTAGGAGTTCAGGCATTTCAACAAGAATTGTTGAAATCTTGTGGACGGGCGCATGGTATTGATGAAGTTCATGAGGCGATTGAGATTGTTGGATCATGCGGGGTTGGGAACTGGAGTATGGACCTTATATCTTCGCTGCCACACCAGACACCGGAAATGTGGGAAGAGAGTTTGCAGCTTACCATTAAGGCGCAGCCTACCCATGTGTCGGTTTATGATTTGCAAGTTGAACAagacaccaaatttggagtaTT GTACACACCTGGGGAGTTCCCTCTACCTTCTGACATACAGTCCGCCAAGTTTTATAGAATGGCTTCGAAAATGCTTTTAGATGCAGGTTACAATCATTATGAGATTAGTAGTTACAGCAAGAGCGGTTTTGAGTGCAAGCATAACCTTACGTACTGGGATAATAATAAATCATTTTATGGATTTGGTTTGGGTTCAGCTAGTTATATTGATGGAGTAAGATTTTCAAGACCAAAGAAGTTGAAGGAATATATGAGTTATGTTCAAGATTTGGAGGATGGAACAACAGAAAGCTGTGAGGATGGTGGCGTTGACTCCACTGAAGCACTGATGGATTTAGAGCTGGAGAGTGAGGATGATTACGTTGACTCCAATGAAGCAGCCATGGATGTAGTAATGCTCTCTTTAAGAACTTCAAAAGGCTTAAATTTGAGGTCTTATAGGGAAGCTTTTGGTGGCTCCCTTGTTATCTCACTTTGTAATGTTTATAAACCATACGCAGCAAGTGGACATGTGGTCTATATGGATCAGGACAGGAGGGAAATTGTGGCAGATGAATTGGAAAAGGTACTACTTGATGAGCAGAGAATGGAAGAGGAGCTGGCATATATCcgtctaagtgatccagatggATTTCTGCTGTCAAATGAGTTGATATCGCTTGCATTTGGGGCCATATCTTCATAA
- the LOC108227865 gene encoding UDP-glycosyltransferase 76B1, with protein MIKGRLLLFPLPFQGHINPMLQLANILHSKGFNITIIHTSFNSPNKSSYPHFTFESFSEESLAGCTSLLGDVKDIILLLNLMNKVWFDPFLDCVKRLLSNSSAEDPIRCLISDATLYFTQAVADLLKLPRIVLRTSSLSSFHVFHAFPLLLQKGYLSMEDSESEAPVLEAPPLKVKDVSLTFKIEGEALDVMLSGLMTGTKAASGLIWNSFEELEQSMLPTIQQEFPIPNFTIGPFHKYFTASASSLIAQDQTALSWLDMQAPLSVLYVSFGSLAAIDKTEFFEMAWGLANSKQKFLWVVRPGAICGSEWLEPFPDELLEAVSERAHIVKWAPQQEVLAHPATACFWSHCGWNSTLESICEGVPMICSPSFGDQQTNARYIEAVWKVGLVLENGIEREEITRAIRRVMVDEEGIEMKMRISSLKEKANICSMEGGSSYRSLESLVSFILSF; from the exons ATGATTAAAGGGCGATTATTACTATTTCCACTGCCCTTCCAGGGCCACATAAACCCCATGCTTCAACTCGCAAACATCCTCCACTCCAAGGGCTTCAACATTACGATCATACACACTTCCTTCAACTCTCCAAACAAATCCAGCTACCCTCACTTCACTTTCGAGTCATTCTCCGAGGAAAGTCTTGCTGGTTGCACTAGCTTGCTAGGAGATGTCAAGGATATCATATTACTACTCAACCTCATGAACAAGGTCTGGTTTGATCCGTTTCTTGACTGCGTTAAAAGGCTGTTATCAAATTCTTCTGCAGAGGATCCTATACGCTGCTTGATTTCAGATGCTACTCTGTACTTCACTCAAGCTGTCGCGGATTTACTTAAGCTCCCCAGAATTGTTTTGAGGACGAGTAGTCTAAGTTCATTTCATGTTTTCCATGCCTTCCCACTTCTGCTTCAAAAAGGATACCTCTCCATGGAAG ATTCTGAATCAGAAGCACCAGTTCTAGAGGCTCCACCACTCAAAGTAAAAGATGTTTCATTGACCTTTAAGATCGAGGGAGAGGCTTTGGATGTGATGCTCTCCGGACTAATGACAGGAACCAAGGCAGCTTCAGGACTCATTTGGAACTCCTTTGAAGAACTTGAACAATCTATGCTTCCTACTATTCAACAAGAATTTCCCATCCCCAATTTCACAATCGGTCCATTCCACAAATACTTTACAGCCTCAGCAAGTAGCCTAATCGCACAAGACCAGACTGCACTTTCTTGGTTGGACATGCAAGCACCACTGTCTGTCTTGTATGTCAGTTTTGGGAGCCTTGCAGCTATTGATAAGACTGAATTCTTTGAAATGGCTTGGGGCTTGGCCAATAGTAAGCAAAAATTCTTGTGGGTGGTTAGACCTGGAGCCATTTGTGGCTCAGAGTGGTTAGAGCCCTTTCCTGATGAGCTCCTTGAGGCAGTAAGTGAAAGGGCTCATATTGTTAAATGGGCTCCACAGCAAGAGGTGTTGGCTCATCCTGCCACAGCATGTTTTTGGAGTCATTGCGGATGGAATTCAACGTTGGAGAGTATTTGTGAAGGAGTTCCAATGATTTGTTCCCCTTCCTTTGGAGATCAGCAAACAAATGCAAGGTATATAGAGGCTGTTTGGAAAGTGGGATTAGTGTTGGAGAATGGAATCGAAAGAGAGGAGATTACAAGGGCAATAAGGAGAGTAATGGTTGATGAAGAAGGCATAGAGATGAAAATGAGAATATCTTCTTTAAAGGAGAAAGCAAACATTTGTTCAATGGAAGGTGGATCATCATACAGATCATTAGAAAGCTTAGTTAGTTTCATCTTGTCATTCTAA